The Stigmatella erecta genome segment CGCTCTCACTCGTGGATGAACCGCTTCCGCAGGCTGCTGGTGCGCTGGGAGAAGCGCGAGGACACCTTTCTGGCCATGGTGCATCTGGCCCTGGGGCTCATCACTTGGTTCCACTTCCTACTGAGATAGTCTCTAAGCAGGTCGCGCCGTGACAAGCCAATGGCCAGATTCCCCAGTCTCCCAGGAGTCAGTGGATGGCCGCGCGCAGGCCCACGGCGGCCACCACCTGGGCCTCGCCCGCCAGGAGTGCTTCGAGCCGTTCCTTGACGGCGGCCTCGTCTCCCGAGGCTGTCACGGCCAGGCGGTAGAAGAGGGACTGGTGCCCGTCCTCGGACTGCGCCAGCTCCCCGTAGAAGCGGCGCAAGGCGGGGTCCTCCAGGCCTTCTGCGAGCAGGGACAGGCGCTCGCAGGAGCGGGCCTCGATGATGGCGGCCACCAGGAGCCGGTCCACGCGGCGCTCCGGAGAGGGGGTGCGGATGAGCTTCTGGAGCCCCTGGGCATAGGGGTCTCCGCCATCGCGGTTGAGGGTGAGCCCCCGGGCGGCCATCAGGTCGAGCACCCGGGCCAGGTGGGCGCTCTCCTCGCGCGCCAGGCGGGCCATCTGCGCGGGCAGGCCCGGTAGGTCCGGGTAGGCCTGGAGCAGCGACAGGGCGTTGGCGGCGGCCTTCTTCTCGCAGTGGGCATGGTCGACGAGCACCTCATTGAAGTGCTCGAGCGCCAGCGGCAGCCAGCGCGGGTCCGTGGGCGAGTGCAGGAAGACAGGGCCCTCTCCGGAGAGGGGTCGGCGGGTGGGGGTCGGGCGGGACATGGACTATTCCAGGAGGACGATGCGCTGGACGCGGCCGGACAGGTAGCCGACCTTGCGCGCGATGCGGGCCAGGCTCTCGTGCTTGTCGTCCAGGCGCAGGATGAGCCGGGGCAGCGAGGACAGCAGGTGGCGGGAGATCTGCCCCAGGCACAGGGTGGCGTGGCCCTTGTTGCGCTCGTGGGGCACCGTGTACAGCCCCTCCAGCTCCGCGCCGTGCTGGGAGCGGCTGCCAATGTCCACCTTGAAGACCAGGGTGCCCTGTTCCTCCAGCACATAGGTGCGCCGGCCCCGGATCCGCTGGGTGACGCGCGCCTCGTAGCCGCTCGGGTCCTCGGCGAGCGGATCCCGCTCCAGGGTCTCCCGCACGGCGCCGAGCGCCAGCGGCATCAGCCGGGGGAGGTCCTCCTCCCGGGCCAGCCGCAGGGTGGGGTTGGTGAAGGGCCCCAGGTCGTCGGCGGAGACGCTGAAGAGGCGCTGGGTGCGCGTCAGCCGCATCTTGCCCGAGCCGCCCAGGTGCTTCACCAGCTCGTCCACCGAGGACTTCTCGCCCAGCGAGGCCTGGAGCCGCACCTGGGAGGGGAGCGCCTTGGCGATGTCACAGATGAAGGTGCACTCGTTCGCCGAGGGCACCACCAGCCCGCCCTCGCCGCCCACGAAGAGCGCGGCGGTGAGGGTCTTGCTGGCGTCGAAGCGGCCGTAGAAGGCGAAGGGGGCCCGCCCCGCCCGGGGAACGATGCCGAACTCCTCGAAGAGACCCAGCAGGTAGACGTTGTGCGGCGGGTCCTTCACCAGGAGCGAGCGCAGGGCGTCCGTGTGCTGGGGGCCGAGCTGTTCAATCGAGAGGGACATGGAGAGGGTGTCGGCCTCCGCCGGCCTGGACCCACCTTATGGGAAAGGGGCCCTCAACGGCCAGCCTCCGGCGCGGGCTCGAAGCGGAACGGGTAGGCCACGGTCACCTGGCCCCCCCTCCGAGGGGGGGGAAATTGGACGTCCAGCAGCGAATCCACGAAGCAGGCCAGGAGCATGGGGTCCTGCAGGGTGGTCTCCACCACCTCGCCGCCCTGGAAGCGGCCCACCGGCCCATCCCCCGCCAGGGTGAACTTCAGCGTCACCGACTGGGGGCCGCGGTAGCGCCCCAGGGTGTCCTCGAAGCACTGGCGCATCAGGGGCACCACCTGCTGGATGGCGCCGCGAAGCGCCTCCCGGTCCACGGGCCCTTCCGAGGCCAGGATCTGGGGCTCGGCCTCCGGAAGGGTGAAGGGGAGGGCCTGGGGCAAGGGGACCTGCCGGGGGGAGGGCTCCGGGGGAGGGGGCCGGTCCGGCGATGCGCGCGGGGGAGGGCGGGCCGAGGGGGGCGCCGCTGGAGCGGGCGAGGGGGCGCTGGAGAGGGGAGGCGGGGAGGCGGGCCGCGTGAGCCAGAGCCCCACGGCACACAGGGCCACGAAGGGGAGGACGACCGTGAGAAAGAGACGGCCCGGCATGGCCCCCACTATGCCACCGGGCCGGTGGGGGGGCCCCGGGTCTTCCCGGCGCCTGCCGGGGGCCTGCTTACTCCTCCTTCAGGGACTCGCGCGCCGCGTTGCGCCCGGCGATGAAGCCGAACGTCATGGCGGGGCCGAGGGTTCCCCCCGCGCCCCAGTAGGCCTGGCCACTGGGCGAGGCGATGCAATTGCCTGCCCCGTAGAGCCCCGGGATGGCCGAGCCATCGGTGCGCAGGACCTGGGCATCCGGCCCGATGGCTGGTCCCCCACAGGTGTCCAGCGTCGCAGCACCCAGCAGCGCGGCGTAATACGGCCCGGTCCGGGACATGGGGTACAGGGTGCGGTTGCCCGTGGTGCTGCGGGAGGGACCTTGCCAGGCCTGCTCCAGGGCCGTCGCGCCCCGGTGGAAGTCCAGGTCCACGCCGGTGGCGGCGAAGGTGTTGAAGCGCTGGAGGGTCTCCTCCAGCCGGGAGACGAAGTCTGGCGCCAGCTTCAGGGAGGGGGGAACGGTGGCGCTCAGGAAGGGCCGCCCCCGGAGCCGCTCCAGGCGCTCCTCGAGGCGCTGGGCCAGCTGCGCGAGCGTCTGGGCCTGAACGACGAGCGGGGACTCCTGCCCGGGCAGGGGAACGACGCCGCGCCAGGGCCAGAAGGTGGGCTCCTGGGCGACGCCCTCGTCCCAGATCATGAACTGCACCAGGTGGGGGTAGTCCTTGCCGCTCCAGTGGAAGTGAGTCTGCGCCCGCTCGTGGTAGGGGGCCTTCTCGTTGGCCACGCGCACGCCCTGCTTGTTCACCACGACGGTGCTGTCCCCATAGGGGAAGAAGACGTGGGCATCGTTCCGGGCCACCTCGCCGCCCCGGGCCGCCGCGTCCTCCAGGGCCACCTGGTAGAAGAAGCCGTTGGCGAGGTTGTCCAGCCGGGCCCCCAGCCGCGAGGCGATGTCGATGAAGGCGCCCCGGCTGGTGGGAACGCTGCCGCTGCCAAAGAGGGGGCCTCGCAGGAAGGCGCGGGCCTTCTGGGAATCATGGGCGAAGCCGCCCGAGGCGAACACCACGGCCTTCCGGGCGCGCACGGCCCGCGAGGTGCCTTCGTGCTCGGCCTCCACGCCCACGACTTCGCCCCGGGCATTGGTGAGCACCCCGGTCACCCGGTGCTGCGTGAGCACGGGGACGTCCTTGCCGCGGAGGTGGGCCAGCATGCCGTCCGCCAGGAAGACGCCGGGCCACTGCATGGACCCAGGGGGCGCGCGGGCGGTCAGCACGCGCCCGTAGGGCGCCAGGTTCTCGGGCAGCTCCGCGTGGTAGTCCGGATCCGAGAGGGGCTGGGGCGAGAAGCCGTAGGAGCCGAGGATGACGGGCTGGAGGGCCCCCAGCTGGGTGAGCCGGTCGATGGCGGGCGCCGCGTTGTCATAGAAGGCCGCGAGCAGCCCGTACTGGAGCGGGGGCAGGCCCAGGAAAGGGGCCTCGGGCGTGTAGAGCGCGGGGTAGGCCGTGCGGGCCATGAGCTGGAGCGCGCCGTCGCGCGGGTCCGCCAGCCCCTGGGCCCGCATGAGCGAGTTGTTGGGAATCCAGAAGGCGCCACCGGAGCGCCGGGTGGTTCCTCCGGGCGTCTCCGCCGCCTCCAGCAGGAGGGCGGAGGCGCCCTGGTCCACCACGGCCGCGGCGGCCGACAGCGCGGCCCCGCCCGAGCCCACGATGACCACGTCCGCTTGAAGATCCCACGTTGGCATGTTCCTGTTTCCCCTGTCCCGGAGCGTCTCTCTGGCCCGTCGGGACATTGTAGAAGCCCAGCGGCCCAGGAGCAGGAGGGGTGATGTCAGGCGCACCAGGCGACGAGCAGCCAGGCTCCGCAGGCCCGGAGACGACCCGGGAGGAGCTGCTCGAGTTCATCACCCAGCTGGCGACCAACGAGCCGCACGTCCGCTGCCGGGTGGGGCAGGGCGCGCTGGCGCCCTTGGCGGAAGCGCTCAATGGGCTGGCGGCCCTGCTGGAGGCCCGCAGGTTGGCCTCGGTGGAGAAGTTCGGCATCGGAGCGCTGGTCGAGCAGTCCCAGAACATGATGATGACCGCCGACACGGAAGAGCGGCTGCGCTTCGTCAACTTCACCATCCCGGGGCTGACCTACGAGCAGGTGGTGGGCCGCAGCGTCTATGACTTCGTGCTGCCCGCGGACCATGAGCGGGTCCGCGCCGTCATCCGCAAGGTGCTGGCGACGGGGGAGTCCGACACGTATGACATCCAGTCCTACGCCGAGACGGGCCCCCAGTGGTACGTGGTGCGGGTGGGGCCCATCCGGGATGGTGACCGCATCGTGGGCTGCACGATGATCACCACGGATGTCTCCAACCTCAAGCGGGCCCAGCAGAAGCTGGAGCAGTCCAACCGGGAGCTGGAGCAATCCAACCAGGAGCTGGAAGGCTTCGCCTCCATCGCGTCGCATGACCTGCAAGAGCCGCTGCGGAAGATTCAATCCTTCGGCGAGCGCCTGGAGACCCTGGCGGGAGAGACCCTGACGCCCGAGGGCCGGGATTACCTGGCCCGCATGCGCAACGCCGCGTCCCGGATGCGCGGGTTGATCAACGACTTGCTGGCCTTCGCGCGGGTGACGTCCCAGGCCCAGCCCTTCGTCCGGGTGGACCTGTCGCGGATCGCCAGCGAGGTGCTGGGAGATCTCGAAGTGGCCATCGAGCAATCGGGCGCGGCCGTCACCGTGGAGCCGCTTCCCACCCTGGAGGCCGATTCCACGCAGATGCGGCAGCTGCTCCAGAACCTGCTGGGCAATGCGCTCAAGTTCCGCCAGGAGGGGACGGCCCCGCGCATCGCGCTCCGCGGCTCGGTGGATGCGGCCACGGGACAGTGCGAGCTGCGGGTGGAGGACAACGGCATCGGCTTCGACGAGAAGTACCTCGACCGCATCTTCAACGTGTTCCAGCGCCTGCACGGACAGGGCAAGTACCCGGGCACCGGCATGGGGCTGGCGATCTGCCGCAAGATCGCGGGCCGGCACGGGGGCTCCCTCACCGCGCGGAGCGCCCCGGGCCAGGGGGCCACGTTCATCGTCACCTTGCCCCTCCAGCACGCCCCCCCGTGATGGCCGCCCCCGGGGGGCGGGAAGGTTCCTTCCCGCCCCCGGGAGCCCGGTTCTCCGCTACGGATAGACTTCCCGGCGGGGGCCCATGGGGGAGATGACGTTCATGCCCGCGTGGATGCGCTGGTGCTTGCTCACGCCCAGCGTGGCGCCCAGCACGGACGAGACGAGCCCCAGCAGGAGCACGGCGAAGAGGCCCCAGAAGACGCGGCCCGTGGTGTCGGCGGCCTTGAGCGCCCCCTGTTGCACCTGCTGCCCCAGCTGGCTCGCCTTGCCCTGGACCTGGGTCCACTGCGCCTCGATGCGGTTGGCGATGTCCTGGGCGTCCGCCTGGGACAGCGAGGTCTGCTGGGCAATGGAGCTCACCAGGGTCTCCCGGTCCAGCCGGCCCTGGCGAAGGGAGGTGTTGAGCACGTCGCGCGTCGCCGCCTGGAGCTGGTTGGCGGTGATGGCGGGCTTGCCGTCCTGCTGGAGCTTCCGGTTGATGGGCGCCAGCGCGTCGTTCATGTCGAGCCCGAGGGAGCCTGCCAGGTCGCCGGCCTCATTGCCTTGCGAGACCGCTCCGGCCACCGCGGCCCCCGTGGCCCCCACCGCGGCCTTGCCCACGTTGAGCACCGTCCCCATCAGCGAGGAGATGAGCATCCCCATGACGATGATGCCCGCCAGCGTCGTGAGGCCCCACAACACCGCGCCATGCAGGGCGCCGCCGGCCTTGTCCATGATGCCCGAGGTGCGGGACGCCACCATGCCTCCCACGAAGAGCGCGATGAGGGGGGCGATCAGGGACCAGATGCCCGTGCCGATGCCCGCCGAGCGCACGCTGCCCGGATCTCCCGGGTCCACCGAGGACAGGCCCAGGGCCAGCCCCAGCGCATAGAGGAGGATCCAGACGCCCAAGGCGACGAAGGTGCCGCCCAGGATGGCACCCCAGCTCAGTTTGAACGGGGCGGTGGGGACCATTTCCACCCGCGACTTCTCCACGATTTCTGCCATGTCAGCCTCGCGTTTGAAGAAAGACACCCATTGCAGGTGAGACACTTCGACTGGAGGCAAAGCTGTTCATCCGGCGAGGATGTGAACATGTATTGGCTACCGCATGGCTCCTCGGATGCATCTGTGAGCGCTTACGGCAAGCCGAGGGCCTCGATGATCGTCTGCTCCCGCGTCAGCACGGGCGTGCGGGGCAAGCGCTCGGGGTGGAAGCGGTGCACCAGCTCGCCCAGCCCCACGGGGCTCCCATCCCCCAGGCCACTCCAGGCCGCGAGCAGACCAAGAACCCGCTCGGCGGCCAGCCCTCGCGTGCGCAGCTCCGCGAGGGCGAAGGCTCCTTCGCGCTTGGCGAGCCGCTTGCCGTCCTCGCCCAGCACCAGCGGGACATGGAAGAACTCCGGGGCGGTGAGCCCCAGCGCCGCGTAGAGCTGGAGCTGCCGGGGCGTGGAGCTGAGCAGGTCCTCTCCGCGCAGCACGTGGGTGATGCCGGTGGCCGCATCGTCCACCACCACCGCGAGCTGGTAGCTGGCCACCCCATCGTTGCGGCGCACCACGAAGTCCCCGATGGCGGTGGCCACATCCTGCATGTACGGCCCCTGCAGTCCGTCCTCGAAGCGCACCTCGCCGGGCTGGGCCCGGAACCGGTACGCGGGGGGACGGGTCCGGGCACGCCCGGTCTGCTCGGCCGGGCTCAGCCGGGCGCAGGTGCCCGGGTAGCGGGGGCCCTCGTCGCTCAAGCCGTGGGGCGCGCTGGCCGCCCGGGCGATCTCCGCCCGCGTGCAGAAGCAGGGGTAGACGAGCTCCTCCCGCTCCAGCCGCTCCAGTGCCGCCCGGTACACGTCATCGCGTGCGCTCTGGAAGAGCGGGGGCTCGTCCCAGTCGAGCCCCAGCCACTCCAGATCTCGCTTCATCTCCTCGACGTACTCGGCGCGGCACCGGGCCCGGTCGAGGTCCTCCACGCGCAGCAGGAAGCGGCCCCCGGCCGCCCGGGCCTGGAGCCAGCCCAGGAGGGCGCTGCGGGCGTTGCCCAGGTGAAGCCGTCCCGTGGGGCTGGGCGCGAACCGGCCTCGGAAGCTCATGGCCGGATGAGGGGCTTGCGAGGGGTGAGGGGCGCGCGGCTGGGGGCGGGCGCCGTGGGGGTTGCTGGGGCGGGGGGCGGCGCTACCTCCGGGTAGGTGACCTGGAGCAGCCGCGTGTCAGGGGCCTCCTGCGCCGCGGGGGCGGTGGGCAGACGGACGGCCTCTCCGGAGGCGGCGCCCTGCGCGGCGAGGGCACCCGTCAGACTTCTCAGGCGGGGGCCCGCGTCCAGCAGCTCCGCATCCAGCGTGACACGTGGCAGCCGGCGCGGGGCACGGGTGTCCGGTGCGAGCACGAAGCTGTCGAGCGCGAGCCCCTCTTCCGTGCGCGACACGGTCCCGAAGACGAGCAGGTCCACGCCCAGGCTTCGCCCGAGCTCCGCCGCCGCGTCCACCGCCGCGGTGTCCAGGCGGTTGCCCGCGAGCGCCGCGGCCAGCACCGCGCTGGGCCCTTCGCCCGGAGGGCGGATGGCGACGGCCGCCTCCTGGCCACTGGAGACCTCGACGAGCCCTCCGGCCACCTCTCCCGAAGGCAGCTCCGCACGCCACAGGTGAAGGCCCGGGGGAACCCCGGCGACGCGAACGGGGGCGCTCTCCAGGCGCTTCCCATCCAGCGTCACCGTGACCCCGGTGGGCGCGGAGGTGAACCGGAGCGAGCCCCGGGGCTGTTCCCGCAGGGCCGCCTGCACCCGGCCCACGGTGTGCGCGAACAGCGGGGAGGTGGCCGCCAGCGGGAGCGCCCGGCCCGGCGCGAGGGCCAGGGCGGACGTCACGGCGCGCGTGGCCTCCTCGTCCTTGCCCTGGGCATAGAGGATCGCGGCCCGCAGGGCATGCGCATCCGCCAGCTCCTGTCCGTGGGGCAGGGAGGCGGCCTGGGTGGTGTAGCCCTCCAGGGCCTGGGCCAGGGCGCTCTCCGCCCCGGCGAAGTCGCGCTGCTGCCTCCGGGCCTCCGCCTCCTTCACCTGGGCCCGCGCCGGGGCGAGCTGGTCCGGGGGCGGCTCCTCCGGGGGCGGGGTAATGAGGCGGAGCCCGCCGGTGCCCCGGAGCTCGGACATCAGCCGTTCCGTGAGCCGGGGGCCTCCCCGGGACGTCAGGTCCCCGGAGAGCGCTTGGAGCGGCACCACGGCCACGCGCCGGGCACTCCCCTGAGCGCCCGCGGTGGCGCCGAGGAGCAGAAGCAGGCAGAGCACGAGCCTCGTCATGGTATGCGCACCCTAGCCTGCCACGCGGTCCGCTTCCGAGAATCCCGATGCGCTTCGTCCACTGCTCAGACGTCCACGTCACCGGTGATTACTTCGCCCTTCCCCTGCGGCGGCTCGGGTGGCGGCGGTGGCTGGCGCTGGCGGAGCTGACGGTGGGAGGCCGGGCCCGCGCCTACCGCCACGCACCGGAGACGCTCGCCCGCATCGCCCAGGAGGCGCGTGAGCACGCCGCGGATCATTTCATCCTCTCGGGGGACCTGACCGCGTATGCGCTCGACAGCGAGTTCCAGGGCGCCCGCGAGGCGCTCGGGGCGTGGGCCGAGGACCGGCGGCGCTGCACCGTCATCCCCGGCAACCACGACGTCTTCACGCCCGGAAGCCACCGGAGCCGCCGCTTCGAGCGCCACTTCGGCCACCTGCTGGAGAGTGACTTGCCCGAGCATCGCCGCGAGGGCGCCTTCCCCTTCGTCCGGTTGGTCGGGGAGGAGGCCGCGGTGGTGGGGCTGCTCTCGGCCCGGGTCCCCTTCGTGCCGGGCATGGCCCAGGGCCGGGTGGGGCCCGCGCAGCTCGAGGGGCTCGCGGCGGTGGTGAAGGATCCCCGGCTGACGGGCCGGGCCGTGCTCGTGGTGGTCCACCACGCCCCCCTCACGCGCGGGGGCCGGGCCGACCATCGGTTTCATGGGCTGCGGGACGCGGAGGCGCTGTGCCGGCTCCTGCCGGGGCCCCGGTACGCCATCCTGCACGGGCACATTCACCACCGCTATCACCACGTGGCCACGGCCGGGCGGCCGCACCTGTTCGGCGCGGGCTCCTCCACCCTCGCGGGCCGCGAGGGCTACTGGGTCATCGACGTGGCCAACGGACAGGTACAGGGGGGGCGGATGCACACGCCGGGCACTCAGGCCTGAAGGTGGGCCCCGGTGTAGCGGCGCACGAAGTGAATCCAGCGGCGCTCGTCCACCTCCACCTGCCACTCGGAGTTGGGCGTCAGCGGCATGCGCGTGCGCAGGAAGGTCTCCAGGTGGTCGGCCGCCTTCACGGGCGTCAGCCCCGGGGCGCGGAATGCGACGCGCAGGGAGACATCCAGCGTGGCCGACACATCCACGCAGGCGCAGATGCGCAGCGGCCCCACCCGGCGCTGGTAGAGCGCGTTCTGGACGGCCCGCGCGGAGGGGTCCTCCGCCTGCCGTTCGAGGGGTAGCCAGTTGTCTGGTGCCAGGACGAAGCCGAGCAAATCACCGCTCGCTTCTTCCACCGTCAAGTTCTCATGGATGGCCAGCATCGCCCCACCTCCTCCGCTGTTGCCACGCGAAGAATGTGCCCACGTGCCAAGTCCATGCAAGAGGCCAGAAAGCACTTTGATCGGGGCTGTCGAACAAAGCTCCCGGCGGGAAGGAGGAGGTGCGCCCGGCTTCCGCTACCACTGAACACCGCCCTGGTTCCGAGGGGATGTGGGCGGGCGTAAGCGGTATGTCACCCCGGCATGTGACGGCGGGGCCGCTCCACCGCCGCCTTGAGCTGGCCGCAGCCCGCGTCGATGTCGATGCCCCGCCGCTGGCGCACCGTGCTGGGCAGTCCGTAGGAGGTGAGCACGTCCTGGAAGGCCCGCACGGCCTCGGGCGCGCTGGGCGCCCCCCCGAAGCCCACCGTGGGGTTGAGTGGGATGACGTTGATGTGGGCCTCCATGCCCTGGAGGAGCTGACCCAGGGTGTGGGCCTGCGCGGGCGTGTCGTTCTTGCCGGCGATGAGGGTCCACTCGAAGAAGATGCGGCGCCCGCGCTTGGCGCTGTAGTAGCGGCACGCCTCCATCAGCTCGCCGAGCGGCCAGCGCTTGCCCACCGGCACCAGCGCGGCGCGCTCCGCGTCGGTGGCGCCATGGAGGCTGACTGCGAGCTGGACCGGCCGGTCCTCGTCCGCGAGCCTGCGGATGCCCGGCACCACGCCCACGGTGCTCAGGGTGATGAAGCGGGGGCCAATGGCCAGCCCCTTGGGGTCCACGAGGATGTCCACCGCCTCCATCGTGGCGTCGTAGTTGTGCAGCGGCTCGCCCATGCCCATGAGGACGATGTTGCGCAGGGACTCGCCCGTCTGCCGCAGGAGGCCCACGGTGTGGAGCACCTGCGCGACGATTTCCCCGGGGCTCAGGTGGCGCGCCAGCCCCATCTGGCCGGTGGCGCAGAAGACGCACCCCATGGCGCACCCGGCCTGGGTGCTGATGCACACGGTGGCGCGCCCCTTGAACCGCATCAACACGGTTTCGATCGTCTGCCCGTCGTGCTGGCGCAGGAGCAGCTTGTGCGTGAAGCCGTCGCGGCTGAAGGCCTCGTGGTGCACGGTGGGGACGCGCAGGCAGGCGCGCTCCTTGAGGCAGGCCACCAGCTCCGGGCGCAACAGCCCATCGAGCTCCTCCAGCGACTTCACCTGCCGCCGGTAGAGGGCTTCCCACAGCGCGTCGCGGTGGAAGGCGCTGTAGCCCCACCGGGCCAGCTGCTGGCCCAGGGCGGCCCGCGGCAAGTCATGGAGGGCAAGAAGGGGGCTGGAGGCGGCGGCGGACATGGCGCCGCCGAGCGATACCACACCGGCGGGCCAGAAGGGCATGGGGGCAGACGAGCGGCCGTCCCCCGGCCGTCCCCAAAGCAGGCGTCCAAGGGAAGCGTGAGAGGGGCAAGCTGCCAGGAAAGGGGGGCATGGCCATGTCTCAGGAATGGGTTTGGCCATCGAACGCGAGGAGTTCAGCCCCGAGGACCACCAGCGCTTCGCCCGGCGGCTGTCCGAATGTCTGGAGGCGCTGCGCACGGTGCTCCGCCGTCCGGGCTTTGGCGAAGGGCCCCGCACCCTCGGGGCCGAACTGGAGATGTTCCTGGTGGACGGGGCGGGCTTTCCGTTGCCCGTGAACCAGCAGGTGCTGGGCAGCACGGAAGACCCCCGGGTGACGCTGGAGATCAACCGCTACAACATCGAGTGCAACCTGCGGCCCACGGCCCTGGCGGGGCGGCCCTTCACGGCGCTGCGCGCGGAGTTCGAGGATGCCGTCGCCGAGGTGCGCCGGGCGGCCGCCATCCAGGGCGCGCGCGTGGCGGTGACGGGCATCCTGCCCACCCTGCGGGAGGCGGACTTCGGTGGCTCGGCACTGACGGACAAGCCCCGCTACCGCGCCCTGTCGGCGGCCCTGCGCCGCCGCAAGGAGGCGCCCTTCAAGGTGTCCATCTCGGGCGAGGAGTCCCTGACGCTCACCTGGGATGACGTGACGCTGGAGGGCGCGAACACCTCGCTGCAATTCCACCTGCGGGTAGCGCCCGCGGAGTTCGCGTGCATGTACAACGCGGCGCAGCTGGCGACGGGGCCCGTGCTGGCGGTGTCCGCCAACTCCCCCCACTTCCTGGGCCGCAAGCTGTGGGACGAGACGCGGGTGGCGCTCTTCCGGCAGGCCCTGGATGACCGGGGGGAGCCCCAGGGCCGCGAGTTCGCCTCGCATGCCCGGGTGACGTTCGGCCACGGCTGGGCGCGCGAGGGCCTCTTCGAGCTGTTCGCGGAGTCGGTGGCGCTGCATGCGCCCCTGCTGCCCGTGCTGGGGCCTCAGTCCCCGCTGGAGAGCGTGGCGCGGGGGCAGGTGCCAGGGCTGGACGAGCTGCGGCTGCACCATGGGACGGTGTGGAACTGGAACCGCGCCATTTACGATCCTCACGACGGCGGGCACCTGCGCATCGAGTTCCGCGCGCTGCCCGCGGGCCCCTCGGTGGTGGACATGGTGGCCAACGGCGCGCTGCTGCTGGGGCTGACG includes the following:
- a CDS encoding glutamate--cysteine ligase; its protein translation is MGLAIEREEFSPEDHQRFARRLSECLEALRTVLRRPGFGEGPRTLGAELEMFLVDGAGFPLPVNQQVLGSTEDPRVTLEINRYNIECNLRPTALAGRPFTALRAEFEDAVAEVRRAAAIQGARVAVTGILPTLREADFGGSALTDKPRYRALSAALRRRKEAPFKVSISGEESLTLTWDDVTLEGANTSLQFHLRVAPAEFACMYNAAQLATGPVLAVSANSPHFLGRKLWDETRVALFRQALDDRGEPQGREFASHARVTFGHGWAREGLFELFAESVALHAPLLPVLGPQSPLESVARGQVPGLDELRLHHGTVWNWNRAIYDPHDGGHLRIEFRALPAGPSVVDMVANGALLLGLTLGLAGEMERLLPAMPFTHARGNFLRAAKQGMDAVMLWPTDQVPSPQPVPVVELVRQLLPVARKGLVGAGVEEAEADAMLALIEARLEARITGAGWQRRTLARLEAQMPRADAMAAMLERYLQHAASGRPVHEWPLD